A section of the Agarivorans litoreus genome encodes:
- the nifM gene encoding nitrogen fixation protein NifM, which yields MLDSSHAYITMKTSIALFDLNTDQLSEEQQVELNRVVSKTIGIQQKVLAAKEAEKVYVDEPQLDKAIALIKQNFESEAAFEQALLANQLSELGLREALRSELSSEAVLAYISKDIPEVTEQQALAFYQRHPDKFLQVERREAHHILLTINEQFKENTPKQARARIQSLANKVTSDNFEKLAERHSECPTAVNGGYLGLVSRQQLLPELDEVLFNMPSESFSQPIYTGMGYHLLWCKQHYPEHRVSFDDAKAKIKQSLYEHAQKQQQRVWLSRACKGENLN from the coding sequence ATGTTGGATAGCAGCCACGCTTATATAACAATGAAAACCAGCATCGCTTTGTTTGATCTAAATACCGATCAACTTAGTGAAGAGCAGCAAGTAGAGTTAAACCGGGTAGTGAGCAAAACCATTGGCATTCAACAAAAGGTGCTTGCGGCTAAAGAGGCAGAAAAGGTGTATGTTGATGAGCCTCAACTAGATAAAGCTATTGCTTTAATTAAGCAAAATTTTGAATCTGAGGCAGCTTTTGAACAAGCACTGTTAGCCAATCAGCTTTCTGAGCTGGGCTTGCGCGAGGCGCTACGTAGCGAGCTTAGCAGTGAAGCGGTGCTTGCCTATATAAGCAAAGATATTCCCGAGGTTACAGAGCAGCAGGCCTTAGCCTTTTATCAGCGCCATCCCGACAAGTTTTTACAAGTAGAACGTCGCGAAGCACATCATATTCTGTTAACCATTAACGAACAATTTAAGGAGAATACTCCGAAGCAGGCTAGAGCCCGAATTCAAAGCTTGGCCAATAAAGTCACTAGCGACAACTTCGAGAAACTGGCAGAGCGCCACTCCGAATGTCCAACAGCAGTGAACGGTGGTTACTTAGGGCTAGTATCTAGGCAACAGCTGTTACCCGAACTAGATGAGGTGTTGTTTAACATGCCAAGCGAGAGCTTTAGCCAACCAATCTATACTGGCATGGGCTACCACTTATTATGGTGTAAACAGCATTACCCAGAGCATCGGGTGAGTTTTGATGATGCAAAAGCCAAAATTAAGCAATCCCTGTATGAACATGCGCAAAAACAGCAACAGAGAGTTTGGTTAAGCCGCGCTTGTAAAGGTGAAAATTTAAACTAA
- a CDS encoding PhoX family protein: protein MSKEIFNPTRFNKSNNPTFDEVLDVRMSRRKILKGGLGLSAMATFGAFGLAGCNSSSSTTGGGAAAPSASLNFNSIAGSKIDAVSVPEGYTAQVLAPWGQPINAMAEAWKDDGTNDAVDQNNAMGMHHDGLHFFPLNDSGTDGLLAVNHEYIDQNALHQNGSDKDENGIRSSVDQVRKEIAAHGVSVIRIQLQEDGQWMLVENDPLNRRYTGATVMDISGPLANSSLLVTPFSPDGSQARGTLNNCGNGYTPWGTYLTCEENWPGYFINLGTTTAEQDRIGLDTSGTARYGWETLAGHADERVDEFSRFNVTPSGASAMDDYRNEANGHGYIVEIDPYTANSRAVKRTALGRFRHEGCTFGTLEVGKPIVFYSGHDSRFEYMYKFVSTAVWDAADAEASDRLAMGDKYMDEGTLYVAKFDADGVGHWLPLTLDGATTDGGTLGDHFDSLAAIILNTAGAADLVGATQMDRPEWCAVDPITGSVYLTLTNNTRRDETTGTNPANPRLNNKFGHVIRWDEGEAATNFSWDIFVFGSPADGDEATNLSGLSEFNQFASPDGLAFDNRGILWIQTDNGADEVTSYTNDQMLAVVPSAIKDADGNADTINSDNQGELRRFFVGPNGCEVTGFTISPDYTTMFVSIQHPGNWPYSNNAAEETPVGMDLRPRASVVAIRKADGGELGV, encoded by the coding sequence ATGAGCAAGGAAATATTTAACCCAACTCGCTTCAATAAAAGTAACAACCCAACCTTTGATGAAGTATTAGATGTTCGCATGTCTCGTCGTAAAATTCTAAAAGGTGGTCTTGGCCTAAGCGCTATGGCTACCTTTGGCGCTTTTGGTTTAGCTGGCTGTAATTCTTCTAGCTCTACTACCGGCGGTGGTGCTGCCGCTCCAAGTGCTAGCTTAAACTTTAACTCTATTGCTGGTTCAAAAATTGACGCAGTAAGTGTTCCAGAAGGTTACACCGCTCAAGTACTTGCGCCATGGGGCCAGCCAATCAATGCTATGGCAGAAGCTTGGAAAGATGACGGCACTAACGATGCCGTTGATCAAAACAACGCTATGGGAATGCATCACGATGGCTTACATTTCTTCCCATTAAATGATTCTGGTACAGATGGCTTACTAGCAGTAAACCATGAGTACATCGACCAAAATGCCTTGCATCAAAATGGCAGTGACAAAGATGAAAACGGTATTCGCAGCAGTGTTGATCAAGTTCGTAAAGAAATTGCCGCTCACGGTGTAAGTGTTATCCGTATTCAGTTGCAAGAAGATGGCCAATGGATGCTGGTAGAAAACGATCCATTAAACCGCCGTTACACTGGTGCAACGGTTATGGACATTTCTGGTCCATTAGCTAACTCAAGCTTGTTAGTTACTCCTTTCTCGCCAGATGGCAGCCAAGCACGTGGTACCTTAAACAACTGTGGTAATGGTTACACGCCTTGGGGTACTTACTTAACTTGTGAAGAAAACTGGCCTGGTTACTTCATCAACTTAGGTACCACCACTGCAGAGCAAGACCGAATTGGTTTAGATACCTCTGGCACTGCGCGTTATGGTTGGGAAACCCTAGCGGGGCACGCCGATGAGCGTGTAGACGAGTTCTCTCGTTTTAACGTAACACCAAGTGGTGCAAGCGCCATGGACGACTACCGTAATGAAGCCAACGGCCACGGTTACATTGTAGAAATTGACCCTTACACAGCTAATTCGCGCGCGGTTAAACGTACCGCTTTAGGACGTTTCCGCCACGAAGGTTGTACCTTTGGTACTCTTGAAGTTGGCAAGCCGATTGTGTTTTATTCTGGTCACGATTCGCGTTTTGAATACATGTACAAATTTGTGTCTACCGCAGTTTGGGATGCAGCAGACGCAGAAGCTAGCGACCGTTTAGCCATGGGCGATAAGTACATGGACGAAGGCACCTTATACGTGGCTAAATTTGATGCCGACGGTGTTGGCCATTGGTTGCCGTTAACCTTAGATGGCGCTACCACAGATGGCGGCACGCTGGGTGATCACTTTGACTCTTTAGCAGCTATTATTTTAAACACTGCCGGTGCAGCAGACTTGGTGGGTGCAACTCAAATGGACCGCCCAGAGTGGTGTGCGGTAGACCCAATTACTGGTTCTGTTTACTTAACTCTAACCAATAATACGCGCCGCGATGAAACCACTGGTACCAACCCTGCAAACCCACGCCTAAACAACAAGTTTGGTCACGTTATCCGTTGGGATGAGGGCGAGGCCGCTACCAACTTTAGCTGGGACATCTTTGTATTTGGCTCTCCAGCCGACGGTGACGAAGCCACCAACTTATCTGGCCTAAGCGAGTTTAACCAGTTTGCTAGCCCAGATGGCTTAGCCTTTGATAATCGCGGTATTTTGTGGATTCAAACCGATAACGGCGCCGATGAAGTGACTAGCTACACTAACGATCAAATGCTAGCGGTAGTTCCTTCAGCGATTAAAGACGCAGACGGTAACGCAGACACCATTAACAGCGATAACCAAGGCGAATTACGTCGTTTCTTTGTTGGCCCTAATGGCTGTGAAGTTACCGGTTTTACCATTAGCCCAGATTACACCACCATGTTTGTGTCTATCCAGCATCCTGGTAACTGGCCTTACAGCAACAATGCAGCAGAAGAAACGCCAGTAGGCATGGATCTTCGTCCTCGCGCATCGGTTGTGGCTATTCGCAAAGCCGACGGTGGCGAGTTAGGTGTGTAA
- the tatA gene encoding twin-arginine translocase TatA/TatE family subunit: MAGISVWQLAIIAVIVALLFGTKRLRGLGGDLGSTIKGFKQAMSEDNAQQNVSSPISAEQGDNNKQLGS; the protein is encoded by the coding sequence ATGGCTGGAATTAGTGTGTGGCAACTGGCAATTATTGCCGTAATAGTAGCCTTGTTGTTTGGAACCAAACGCTTAAGAGGCTTGGGTGGGGATTTAGGCTCTACCATTAAAGGTTTTAAACAAGCGATGAGCGAAGATAATGCGCAACAAAATGTGAGTAGCCCAATAAGCGCAGAGCAGGGCGACAATAATAAGCAACTTGGTAGCTAA
- the tatB gene encoding Sec-independent protein translocase protein TatB, translating to MFDVGSLEILLIAVLGLVILGPQRLPNALRTGFAWYNKAKTTMAEVSTKIEKELELGEVKDTLNQQVKVPTKISSAPLVNKDTSK from the coding sequence ATGTTTGATGTTGGTTCCTTAGAGATCTTGCTTATTGCTGTTTTGGGCCTCGTTATATTGGGTCCTCAACGCCTACCTAATGCCTTGCGCACTGGATTTGCATGGTACAACAAAGCTAAAACCACCATGGCAGAGGTATCCACCAAAATTGAGAAAGAGCTTGAGTTAGGCGAAGTAAAAGACACGCTTAACCAACAAGTTAAAGTACCTACCAAAATATCCTCTGCGCCTTTGGTCAACAAAGACACGAGCAAGTAA
- a CDS encoding GFA family protein, translated as MTGECFCGAIKYQIEGELHDARSCHCSRCRKAFSAQASAYALVKAGEFSWLRGENLLTSYIGEQGFGLQFCSKCGSTLVGVYQEEVHGVTLGCINGDPNIKLSRHIYVDSKASWELIPDGVPQFKEQAP; from the coding sequence ATTACCGGAGAATGCTTTTGTGGTGCAATTAAATACCAAATAGAGGGCGAGTTACACGATGCTCGCTCCTGCCATTGTTCCCGATGCCGCAAAGCATTTAGTGCCCAAGCCTCTGCTTATGCCTTAGTTAAAGCTGGCGAGTTTTCTTGGCTAAGAGGCGAAAACTTGCTTACTTCATACATTGGAGAACAGGGTTTTGGTTTACAGTTTTGCAGCAAATGTGGTTCTACCTTAGTAGGTGTATATCAAGAAGAAGTACATGGTGTAACCTTAGGCTGCATAAACGGCGACCCCAATATAAAACTAAGTCGCCATATTTACGTTGATTCAAAAGCCAGCTGGGAACTGATACCCGACGGTGTTCCACAGTTTAAGGAACAAGCTCCTTAG
- a CDS encoding YciI family protein has protein sequence MFIVSLVYKKSLEDVDKYIPGHIEFLDEQYRLGNFQLSGRKEPRTGGVILATVANREKLEQILVQDPFHRENLASYEITEIVPSKSSEALKFLVEV, from the coding sequence TTGTTTATAGTTTCTTTAGTCTATAAAAAATCTCTAGAAGACGTGGATAAATACATACCCGGACATATTGAATTTCTAGATGAACAATACAGGTTGGGTAATTTTCAACTATCTGGTCGTAAAGAGCCGCGCACCGGTGGGGTCATTCTTGCAACTGTAGCAAATAGAGAAAAATTAGAGCAAATACTTGTACAAGACCCTTTTCATAGAGAAAATTTAGCTAGCTATGAAATTACTGAAATCGTGCCCAGCAAATCATCTGAAGCATTAAAGTTTTTGGTTGAAGTGTAG
- a CDS encoding DUF3800 domain-containing protein, producing MSRNSQQKRALKKAKKEKIANKSAEAKRVKMNIVPTIYFDESGNTGSNLNDPNQPVFTLASCCFNEREAKKLCDLVGCQSEHEMHFKRLKRRKPGQDGIIRLMKHSLINTDTVKVNLFHKEFMIITKVVDILIEHMLHLKGHDLYVNGQNIALSNMLYYCLNSFCDEQDVKDMSIKFVQMVKEQTPASIESFYSSVTKLKDSCSYERFEESIDLILDTSECVNSALDSLDKSALDPSIPALFAQCVQWQQSYPKGYHLIHDDSHTVEQQKLLFAKFMDLTQETIEYGYDRRKFGLPLQGKSLKFESSQNHLQLQVADIITSSFTHWATCLLNGETEDYLFSELEKLNLDKFIGHNKIWPSPDVHPADLGTVHDGGINPADHMPDFLARAVPNPEVAAS from the coding sequence GTGAGCCGAAATAGTCAACAAAAGAGAGCACTGAAAAAGGCTAAGAAAGAAAAGATAGCTAATAAATCCGCTGAAGCCAAGCGTGTAAAAATGAATATCGTTCCAACGATCTACTTTGATGAATCAGGAAACACAGGTTCCAATCTCAATGATCCAAATCAACCTGTATTTACTTTGGCAAGTTGCTGTTTTAATGAAAGAGAAGCTAAAAAACTATGTGATTTGGTTGGATGTCAATCTGAGCATGAGATGCACTTCAAGAGATTAAAAAGAAGAAAACCCGGACAAGATGGAATAATTCGGCTAATGAAACATTCCTTGATCAATACAGATACGGTTAAGGTCAATTTATTTCATAAAGAGTTCATGATTATCACCAAAGTCGTAGACATTTTGATTGAGCACATGCTCCACCTTAAAGGTCACGATTTGTACGTCAATGGACAGAACATTGCTTTATCTAACATGCTCTATTATTGCTTGAACAGTTTTTGTGATGAGCAAGATGTAAAAGACATGTCTATAAAATTCGTGCAGATGGTTAAAGAGCAAACACCGGCAAGCATCGAGTCATTCTATTCATCTGTTACTAAGTTAAAAGACTCATGCTCATATGAGCGGTTTGAAGAGTCAATCGATTTGATCTTGGACACAAGTGAGTGCGTAAATAGCGCACTTGATAGTCTTGATAAGTCAGCCTTAGATCCATCTATACCTGCATTATTTGCACAGTGTGTTCAATGGCAGCAGTCATACCCCAAAGGCTACCACTTAATTCATGATGACTCTCATACTGTTGAGCAGCAAAAATTGCTATTTGCAAAATTCATGGATTTAACTCAAGAAACAATTGAGTATGGTTATGATAGACGTAAATTTGGGTTGCCTTTACAAGGTAAGTCTCTGAAATTTGAAAGCTCGCAGAATCATTTGCAGCTTCAGGTTGCAGATATTATTACAAGCTCGTTTACACATTGGGCAACTTGTCTGCTCAATGGCGAAACCGAAGACTATCTTTTCTCAGAGCTAGAAAAATTGAACCTAGATAAATTTATTGGTCACAATAAAATATGGCCAAGCCCCGATGTGCATCCGGCAGATCTTGGAACCGTCCATGATGGAGGAATAAATCCTGCTGATCACATGCCTGATTTTTTAGCTAGAGCAGTTCCTAACCCTGAGGTTGCAGCCAGTTAA
- a CDS encoding SEC-C domain-containing protein — translation MISDHVKTLLGELESESSPITVTCVPEVGAQINDCFPLVEAKVVSHGGESVLGWHIRETKILVEAIFHAIWKSSDGELVDISPKPVPEKEILFVPDANAIYEGRQVDNIRINISGNRLVDDLIEVCEASYRLKNKGERAFQHALTLTGNDAKAHQVFESAKLILEMMVQQGLNHQSSCFCNSGKKYKVCHGKIFNRAAKSI, via the coding sequence GTGATATCTGACCATGTAAAAACTCTTTTAGGAGAATTAGAATCTGAGAGTAGCCCTATTACGGTAACTTGCGTTCCTGAGGTAGGTGCACAGATAAATGACTGTTTTCCTCTTGTAGAAGCTAAAGTAGTAAGTCATGGTGGAGAATCAGTTTTAGGGTGGCATATTCGTGAAACTAAGATTTTAGTAGAAGCCATATTTCATGCTATATGGAAATCATCGGATGGAGAGTTGGTGGATATTTCACCGAAACCAGTTCCTGAAAAGGAAATACTATTTGTGCCTGATGCAAACGCAATATATGAAGGTAGGCAAGTAGATAACATTAGAATCAATATCAGCGGTAATCGGCTGGTAGATGACCTAATTGAAGTATGTGAAGCTTCTTATAGGTTAAAAAATAAAGGAGAGCGTGCATTCCAGCACGCACTTACATTAACAGGTAACGATGCAAAAGCGCATCAAGTATTTGAAAGCGCCAAACTTATACTAGAAATGATGGTGCAACAAGGCTTAAATCACCAAAGCTCTTGCTTTTGTAATAGCGGTAAAAAATATAAGGTCTGTCATGGGAAAATTTTTAACAGAGCTGCAAAAAGCATTTAA
- a CDS encoding helix-turn-helix domain-containing protein: MVTNTQANGDSLLCTIHSNDANHQAANLINWQQEFDQLSQGRFVGQIKEINFPNIHVFREDTNQELRQQCRVEEGGLWIGFSSNQKTCRINNRTTRHSQFLCRPGSLDFELLTPEHFSIYGLVLHKSLFSQLEEQQDEPIISQSFDSLWLDNIPASTLQTFQQYLSQLLQAEGCRWSSNTQALILEDAVLNLLSQAQKPAVVSPPALHQRQRIMQRVKSYLTESRLKNPITVSELCAAVHVSRRTLQYTFSQCCDMTPKQYIQIIRLNQVRRALLHCQHQQTIAEVAFDYGFFHLGQFCRDYKRLFCETPSETRRREFA, from the coding sequence ATGGTGACAAATACGCAAGCAAACGGTGACTCATTGTTGTGCACAATTCACTCTAATGATGCAAATCATCAAGCGGCAAACTTAATTAACTGGCAGCAAGAGTTTGATCAACTAAGCCAAGGTCGCTTTGTTGGCCAAATAAAAGAAATTAACTTCCCGAATATTCATGTATTTCGCGAAGACACAAACCAAGAGCTAAGGCAGCAATGCCGTGTCGAAGAAGGAGGATTATGGATAGGTTTTAGTAGCAATCAAAAAACTTGTCGAATTAACAACCGAACTACCCGCCATAGTCAGTTTTTATGCCGACCAGGTAGCCTAGACTTTGAATTGCTCACGCCCGAACACTTTTCTATTTATGGCTTGGTATTGCACAAAAGTTTATTCAGCCAATTAGAAGAACAACAAGATGAGCCAATTATTAGCCAAAGTTTTGATAGCCTATGGTTAGATAATATCCCCGCCAGTACCTTACAAACCTTTCAGCAATACCTATCACAACTGCTACAAGCAGAAGGCTGTCGTTGGAGCAGCAACACCCAAGCGCTTATTTTAGAAGACGCAGTGCTTAACCTACTTAGCCAAGCACAAAAACCAGCTGTTGTTAGCCCCCCTGCTTTACATCAACGCCAGCGCATTATGCAACGGGTTAAAAGCTACCTTACAGAATCCCGTCTTAAAAACCCTATTACCGTTAGCGAGCTATGTGCTGCAGTGCATGTTAGTCGCCGCACCCTGCAATATACCTTCAGCCAATGCTGCGATATGACACCAAAACAATACATTCAGATAATTCGGCTAAACCAAGTTAGACGAGCATTACTGCATTGCCAGCATCAACAAACCATTGCTGAAGTGGCATTTGATTATGGCTTTTTTCATTTAGGACAATTTTGCCGGGATTACAAAAGACTGTTTTGCGAAACGCCCAGCGAAACCAGACGCCGAGAGTTTGCCTAA
- a CDS encoding TRAP transporter small permease subunit produces the protein MPSFIIAYVKYVDAFNRRVGRLMMYGIFLIVGVLMWSSVSKTFFMPSLWTLESAQFMMVAYYIIGGAYAMQLNANVRMDLFYGNWSIKKRAWVDAFTIFFLIFYLIVLLYGGLESTLYSLEYSQRTRSAWRPLLWPIKALMCTGFVMMILQAISQFIKDIAVIRGVQIK, from the coding sequence ATGCCGAGTTTTATTATTGCCTATGTCAAATATGTTGATGCGTTCAATCGAAGAGTTGGTCGCTTAATGATGTATGGAATATTTTTGATTGTTGGCGTGCTTATGTGGTCATCGGTATCAAAAACTTTCTTTATGCCGTCTCTTTGGACCTTAGAGTCTGCGCAATTCATGATGGTAGCCTACTACATCATTGGTGGCGCTTATGCGATGCAGCTAAATGCCAATGTGCGCATGGACCTTTTTTATGGAAATTGGTCAATTAAAAAACGCGCTTGGGTTGATGCGTTCACCATCTTCTTCTTGATTTTCTATTTAATTGTACTGCTATACGGTGGCTTAGAAAGCACACTTTACTCCCTTGAATATAGCCAACGAACTCGCTCTGCTTGGCGCCCATTGTTGTGGCCTATTAAAGCACTAATGTGCACCGGTTTTGTGATGATGATTTTGCAGGCCATTTCCCAATTTATTAAAGATATTGCAGTTATTCGAGGAGTTCAGATCAAATGA
- a CDS encoding TRAP transporter large permease, producing the protein MSYAMIATMMFSLMMLLMATGQRVFAAIGAVASIAALLLWGTGGAEIPFTASMKLMNWYPMLTLPMFIFMGYVLSESKIADDLYKMFHVWMGPMPGGLAIGTIGLMVLVSAMNGLSVAGMAIGATIALPELLKRNYDKKMVTGVIQAGSSLGILVPPSVVLVLYAMIARQPVGQLWLAGIIPGLVMATLFIIYIAVRCRINPSLGPVLSEEERKVPMAEKLRLLRAGLLPLGIFASMMIPFVNGWTSLVESSAIGAMAAFLAAILKRRMTKQVFENSVRSTLAISCMFMWIILAALGFGAIFDGLGAVKSIEHLFTEQLGLGPWAILILMQLSFLVMGTFLDDTAMLVIVAPLYVPLVNALGFDLIWYGVLYTVTSQIAYMTPPFGYNLFLMRAMAPPQISLRDIYGSVVPFVGIMVFALILVMVFPSLALWLPDYVYGK; encoded by the coding sequence ATGAGTTACGCCATGATAGCAACAATGATGTTTTCGTTGATGATGTTGCTAATGGCAACGGGTCAACGTGTATTTGCTGCAATAGGCGCGGTAGCCTCAATTGCCGCCTTATTACTTTGGGGAACCGGCGGCGCCGAAATTCCATTTACTGCCAGCATGAAGCTAATGAATTGGTATCCGATGCTTACGCTGCCAATGTTTATTTTCATGGGCTATGTGCTGTCGGAATCAAAAATTGCCGACGACCTATACAAGATGTTTCATGTTTGGATGGGGCCAATGCCCGGTGGATTAGCCATTGGTACTATTGGGCTTATGGTGCTGGTATCAGCAATGAATGGATTGTCGGTGGCAGGGATGGCGATAGGTGCCACCATTGCACTGCCAGAGCTGTTAAAGCGTAACTACGACAAAAAAATGGTCACCGGGGTTATTCAGGCCGGCTCGTCTTTAGGCATATTGGTGCCTCCCTCGGTGGTATTGGTGCTTTACGCGATGATTGCGCGCCAGCCAGTCGGTCAACTGTGGCTAGCCGGTATTATTCCAGGTTTGGTGATGGCAACACTGTTCATTATCTATATTGCAGTACGTTGTCGGATTAACCCAAGCTTAGGCCCAGTGTTAAGCGAAGAAGAACGTAAAGTGCCCATGGCCGAAAAACTAAGGCTACTTAGGGCAGGGCTGTTACCCCTTGGCATCTTTGCCTCAATGATGATTCCTTTTGTTAACGGCTGGACAAGCTTAGTAGAAAGCTCGGCTATTGGTGCAATGGCAGCGTTCTTGGCCGCTATTTTAAAAAGGCGAATGACCAAACAGGTATTTGAGAACTCTGTGCGCAGCACCTTGGCTATCTCTTGTATGTTTATGTGGATCATTCTTGCTGCCCTTGGTTTTGGCGCCATATTTGATGGCTTGGGCGCAGTAAAATCCATTGAACATTTGTTTACCGAGCAGCTTGGGCTTGGGCCTTGGGCGATTCTTATTTTAATGCAGTTGTCATTTTTGGTGATGGGTACCTTTTTAGACGACACCGCTATGTTGGTGATTGTTGCGCCGTTATATGTGCCTCTGGTTAATGCACTAGGTTTTGACCTTATTTGGTACGGCGTTCTCTATACCGTGACCTCCCAAATTGCTTATATGACGCCGCCTTTTGGCTACAACCTATTTTTAATGCGGGCTATGGCTCCGCCGCAAATCAGCCTGCGTGACATTTACGGTTCGGTAGTTCCATTTGTCGGCATTATGGTTTTTGCATTAATCCTAGTGATGGTTTTTCCAAGTCTAGCTTTATGGCTACCTGATTATGTATATGGCAAGTAA
- a CDS encoding TRAP transporter substrate-binding protein codes for MNSRRKFLTSAVALTAGTMLAPAKTFAASPKIKWRMQTYAGPALAEHVIKPAIEAFNRIAGEEMQIELYFADQLVPTGELFRAMQKGIIDAVQSDDDSMASPTEVTTFGGYFPFGSRYSLDVPVLFNQYGLDKIWKEEYAKVGVKHISAGAWDPCHFATKKPITSLKDLKGLRVFTFPTAGRFLAKFGVVPVSIPWEDVEVALQTGELDGIAWSGITEDYTVGWSKVTDYFLTNNISGAWIGSFFANMDRYNALPDHLKELLGLCLDTSHYYRQWWYWGGEAKLRVEGSDMKLTSIPDEEWATVEAEAHVFWDEIAKESPTKAKIVEIFKKYNADMEKAGRPYRYS; via the coding sequence ATGAACTCAAGACGTAAGTTTTTAACAAGTGCTGTTGCACTTACCGCGGGTACCATGTTGGCTCCGGCCAAAACTTTTGCCGCTAGCCCGAAAATTAAATGGCGTATGCAAACCTATGCAGGTCCAGCTTTAGCTGAGCATGTAATAAAGCCGGCCATTGAAGCCTTTAACCGTATTGCCGGTGAAGAAATGCAAATTGAGCTCTATTTTGCAGACCAACTGGTGCCAACGGGCGAGCTATTTCGCGCCATGCAAAAAGGCATCATTGATGCGGTTCAATCTGATGATGACTCTATGGCTTCGCCTACAGAAGTAACCACCTTTGGCGGTTACTTCCCATTTGGTAGCCGTTATTCACTGGATGTGCCTGTATTGTTTAATCAATATGGTTTAGACAAAATTTGGAAAGAAGAGTACGCCAAAGTAGGTGTTAAGCACATTTCTGCAGGTGCTTGGGATCCTTGTCATTTTGCCACTAAAAAGCCCATTACTAGCCTTAAAGATCTTAAAGGGTTAAGAGTATTTACCTTCCCAACTGCCGGTCGCTTCTTAGCTAAGTTTGGTGTGGTGCCGGTGTCTATTCCTTGGGAAGATGTTGAGGTGGCTCTGCAAACCGGCGAACTAGACGGTATTGCTTGGTCGGGCATTACCGAAGACTACACCGTGGGTTGGTCTAAGGTTACCGATTACTTCTTAACAAACAATATTTCTGGTGCTTGGATTGGTTCATTCTTTGCCAATATGGATCGCTACAATGCATTACCTGATCACCTTAAGGAGCTTCTAGGGCTATGTTTAGATACATCACATTATTACCGTCAATGGTGGTACTGGGGTGGCGAAGCTAAACTGCGCGTTGAGGGTAGTGATATGAAGCTAACTTCCATTCCTGATGAAGAATGGGCTACGGTTGAAGCTGAGGCACATGTATTCTGGGATGAAATCGCCAAAGAATCGCCAACTAAGGCTAAGATTGTAGAAATCTTTAAGAAATACAACGCTGACATGGAAAAAGCAGGTAGACCTTACCGCTACAGCTAA